Below is a genomic region from Persicimonas caeni.
CGTGCTCGACATGCGCGTGGGTCTGTCCCGCCTCGAGCAACAGACCGGTGAGCCGGCCAAGCGCCTGCTCGAAGGAGTCATCGACGTGCTCCCCGAAGGCCTCGTCGAGCTGGCCTATGCGCGCGCCGGCCTCATCGTCGACGCGTTGCGCCGCGATCCCGACGCCGACGTCGCCGCCCACCTGAGCGCCATGGAGCCGGTGCGCCAGACGGGCAAGGTCGTGCTCGAGTTGGCCCGCCTGCTCGAGTGGGCGGCAGGCGAGGCGAGCGCGCGCGACCGCAGCGATGTCGCACGCACGCTGCTCGTCGACGCACGCGAGCAGCGACGCGGCCTGGGCGACCTCGACGCCGTTCGGCGCATCGACGAGCAGCTTGGCCTTCTCGACTCTGGATCGTGACACTCGGCCGAGCGCGCGTTAAGCTGGCCGCCCATGGGCCTCGACGCTTATCTCGCACAGCTAGAACCCCGCACAACCGGCTCGCCAGCAGCCCCTCCAAGCTCACTCATTGGGTTAGTTGGGCGCGGCTGGCGCGGCGTGCTCAAGCCGTGCGTCTTCTCGAAGAGCATCAAGATCGGCATTCCGGGGGAGGACCTTCGCAGCCTCGTCGAGAGCTGGCCGGGCCAAGAGACCGTCGGTCGAAGCCACCAGGTCCACTCGCTCGACGTCTCGGCAGGGCCCTTTTGGCGCAGCGGGTTCTCGACCTCGATGGCCTGGGCGAACGTCGACTTCGACGCCCCGTGCCGCGACTGCGCCGCCCAGCACACCGCGTCGACCTGCTCGCACAAAGACCCGCTCGAGGCGGCCGTCGAACTCGCCTACGCCGACGCCTTCGCCTTCCACGAGCTGCTCGAAAAGTCGGGGCTGCAGGCCAGCGGCTTCGTCGACGGGCGCTTCGTCGTCGGCGACTACACGCTGGTGCTCAGCGGTCGGCGTGGCGTGGGCGTGTTGTTCTCTCGGCTCTTGCCTCCCAATGCCTACGCGGGCTTGCGCCAGCGGATCGACGAGCTGGACGCCGACTTCCCAACACTCGACAAGGGCGCACTACGCACCAAGCCGGGGCCGGTTCGCCTGCCGCTCAGCCAGCATCCAGGCGAGCCTGACGGACCCAATGCAGGCCTGCGCTTGCCGCTCGACCCGGCGCTCATCGGCCCGACGCTCACCGCCGACGAGGCGCGCCTGCTCCAAAAGTGCAGCCTCGTGTGGGCGAAGGCTGCCCGCGAGGGCGGCGTCGAGCGTGTCGGCCACCTCGGCGACATCTTCGCGGGCGTGATGCTGCCCCGGACCGACCGCTCCGAGCCCTGGAAGGCGCTCGTCGGCCGGCTCGAGGGGCGGGCGCCCGCGCCGTCGACTTCCTCGTCGCGCTCCGACGGCGTACCCGACGGGCTCGAGCAGGCGTGCCGCGACCTCGGGCTCTTTCGCGGCTCGGGCAGTCGCAGTGTTTGGGTCTGGTGTCCCCTGTGCGGCGAGCGCACCGCTTGGATGACGCCCGACCGGGTGTTGCGATGCTTTCGCCAGAAATGTCCGGCCAGCAAGACCGACGGCGGGCTCCCATTCGAGGCGTGGCATCGCCAGAGCAACCTGCCGCCCGAGCGCATCCTGCGCGTCTTCCAACAGGCGGCCGATCACGCCGAGGGGCCCGAGCACACCGTCGTCGCGCTGCGCGGGTTGCTGGGCCGCGACCTGCCGTTTCGCGCCGAGCACGTCCGGCCGCGCAATCGAGCCCGCATGGCTGCCGAGGAGGAGAGCGCACCCGTCGCCTTCTTCGACCCGTGGCTCGCCGCCTATTACGGCGAGCACCTCTCCGAGACCCTCGCCGACCTCGAACTCCGCGCCGACGCCGAAGGTATCTTGAACACCATCGGCTCGGGCCATGTCCCGCTGGACGAGCTCCCCAAGAGCGCCCACGAAGGCGACGCAGACGCGTCCGTCCCGGCGTTCGACTACTGGCCCCACACTCGCTCGTCGGACCTTGCTAAAGAGCTCGCCGACCACGACACGCTGCACCTCGAGTTCGACGCCAACCCCGAGTTTGTGTGGCTCTCGTTCCCCGACGGCGCTCGCCTCGTCATCGAGTCCACGGTCCTGGGCGAAGCGCCTGTACGGAAGACCCTGG
It encodes:
- a CDS encoding DNA polymerase, yielding MLKPCVFSKSIKIGIPGEDLRSLVESWPGQETVGRSHQVHSLDVSAGPFWRSGFSTSMAWANVDFDAPCRDCAAQHTASTCSHKDPLEAAVELAYADAFAFHELLEKSGLQASGFVDGRFVVGDYTLVLSGRRGVGVLFSRLLPPNAYAGLRQRIDELDADFPTLDKGALRTKPGPVRLPLSQHPGEPDGPNAGLRLPLDPALIGPTLTADEARLLQKCSLVWAKAAREGGVERVGHLGDIFAGVMLPRTDRSEPWKALVGRLEGRAPAPSTSSSRSDGVPDGLEQACRDLGLFRGSGSRSVWVWCPLCGERTAWMTPDRVLRCFRQKCPASKTDGGLPFEAWHRQSNLPPERILRVFQQAADHAEGPEHTVVALRGLLGRDLPFRAEHVRPRNRARMAAEEESAPVAFFDPWLAAYYGEHLSETLADLELRADAEGILNTIGSGHVPLDELPKSAHEGDADASVPAFDYWPHTRSSDLAKELADHDTLHLEFDANPEFVWLSFPDGARLVIESTVLGEAPVRKTLGALDTLVVSTTDDLRHLLDRVPYAQLRRLPIRTLELAVRLLNNRRQSLPVPFSRWRLARKLSPEPLTPLGLADLLYEAVDDHDLTETCRLENAIAVDVAAMERAAPCIDQDAVDLRREQLEANCTRVEQALQQFVGPCANLHRAGEIRARFAEEGVLLDNVQDTTLARAADAADCPAARWLTAYRRWRQMVTRANELRLLDVPLTSAESGQAAGQQAGQQAGRPHPTVDQLGTSTARFSWSKPPLGSISKGARKYLHAADGRVLVSVDISQAQLRIAADLSGDPGLLAVFESRRDVHRAIATQLFGEPPDDQQRSQAKAVSFGVLLGMGARKLVDYAAGFGAEVTADEAAALIERFFAQFPKVRRYRHDLFHAMQKRGSVVTPSGRRCQFDPQGDDLHPGTTLAYVLQMTEADIIKSALLQACNTLDLDRARPSIVLHDELIVEADAGYADEAGAVLERALADSLNAHLKRCAPGPLEAEVAKRWGEG